In Haloarcula limicola, the genomic stretch CGGCGACGATGGTCTGGTGGTACTGCTCGGCCAGCCGGCCGGCCGCATAGAGGCCATCGACGGCCGTTCTCCCGAGGTCGTCGACGCCGACGAACTCCTTGCTCCCCCTGTCGATCAGCTCGACGTCGAGGCCGGCGAGATACGACGCGTCGGCCCAGGACGCCGCGACGACGTAGTCGGACTCGAACTCCTCGCCGTCGGCGACGGTGGTCGCGAACCCGTCGTCGGTCTCCTCGACCCGCTGGACGCGGCCGTCCGTGAACCACGCGCCCGCACGGCGGGCCTGTGCGCGGATCAGTTCGAGGAGGAGTCGCGGATTCACGCCGGCGGGAAAGCCCGGGTAGTTCTCGAGGTGCGCGTTGCGGTTCAGGATGGACTCGTCGGTCGAGACGATTCGCGTCGAGACGCCGGCCCGCGCGGTGTAGATGGCCGCCGAGAGGCCCGCGACGCCGCCGCCGACCACGACGACGGACTCCGGTTCCGTGGACATGCGCGCCGGTTACCTGCCCCGGGACAGAAATCTGCCGGTTCGACGCCGGAACGCTGGACGGCCGTATCGGGGCGGTAGGGTCCCGCTGCCCGCGGTATCGAATGCTGGCGCTACCCGAAGCCTCATAATGACTCACCTACTAGAAGGGGCGTAATGACCGACACCGTCGACGAGGTGGACCTGCCCTACGACGAAGACGCCTCCCAGCAGAAGAAGATAGAGGCGCTGCAGGAACGGCTCGAGGTGCTCGAAGCACAGAACGAGGAGATGCGGGACAAACTGCTCGATGCCAACGCCGAGAACAACAAGTACCAGCAGAAACTGGAGCGGCTGACTCACGAGAACAAGAAGCTCAAGCAGTCGCCGCTGTTCGTCGCGACCGTCCAAGAGGTGGGCGAGGACGGCGTCATCATCAAACAGCACGGCAACAATCAGGAGGCGCTTACCGAGGTCACCGACGAAATGCGCGACGGCCTCGAACCGGACGACCGGGTCGCCGTCAACAACTCCCTCTCTATCGTCAAGCAACTCGACGACGAGACGGACGTCCGCGCCCGCGTGATGCAGGTCGATCAGTCGCCGGACGTCACCTTCGCCGACATCGGCGGTATCCAAGAGCAGATGGAGGAGGTCCGCGAGACGGTCGAGATGCCGCTCATCAGCCCCGAGATGTTCGAAGACGTGGGCATCGACCCGCCGAGCGGCGTCTTGCTGCACGGCCCGCCCGGCACGGGCAAGACGATGCTGGCGAAGGCCGTCGCCAACGAGACCGACGCCACCTTCATCAAGATGGCCGGCTCCGAGCTCGTCCACAAGTTCATCGGCGAGGGTGCGAAACTCGTCCGCGACCTCTTCGAACTGGCCCGGCAGGAAGAGCCCGCGGTTGTCTTCATCGACGAGATCGACGCCATCGCCGCGAAGCGAACCGAATCGAAGACCAGCGGCGACGCCGAGGTCCAGCGGACGATGATGCAACTGCTCTCGGAGATGGACGGCTTCGACGACCGCGGCGAGATCCGCATCATCGCCGCCACCAACCGCTTCGACATGCTCGACCGCGCCATCCTCCGACCCGGTCGGTTCGACCGCCTCATCGAAGTCCCCAACCCGGACTTCGAGGGTCGCAAGGAGATCTTCAAGATCCACACGCGCGGCATGAACGTCGCCGACGACGTGGACTTCGAGGGCCTCGCGGAGGCCATCGACGACGCCTCCGGGGCCGACGTGAAGGCAGTCTGCACCGAGGCCGGGATGTTCGCCATCCGCGACGACCGCACCGAGGTCGAGATGAAGGACTTCGAGAACGCCTGGGAGAAGATCCAGCAGGAAGAAGACGAGGACGAGGACATCTCGCGCACCTTCGCCTGATTCGGCGCCGCTGTCTCTCCCGTCGTTTTCTCCGCTACGTTTCCCATCGCTTTCTCCGACGCTCTCCCCGTCGCTCGTTTCCAGAACACGGAAAGCCCTCGCTTGCTCAGTTCTCGTATGGCCGTCGCAGACAGACTCCAGTCGCGCGCTCGCGCTCGCCCGCGCCTCGTCACCGCCGCCGTCTCGCTGGTCGGTTACGCGTTGGTCTTCGGGAC encodes the following:
- a CDS encoding NAD(P)/FAD-dependent oxidoreductase codes for the protein MSTEPESVVVVGGGVAGLSAAIYTARAGVSTRIVSTDESILNRNAHLENYPGFPAGVNPRLLLELIRAQARRAGAWFTDGRVQRVEETDDGFATTVADGEEFESDYVVAASWADASYLAGLDVELIDRGSKEFVGVDDLGRTAVDGLYAAGRLAEQYHQTIVAAGHGAQVGLTLVEDSDVDFYHDWTAPEGYFTDRDREVPPGCEEISEDERKRREEESLEVMQRYFEQPMPGEPTMHPSVAEDED
- the pan1 gene encoding proteasome-activating nucleotidase Pan1, giving the protein MTDTVDEVDLPYDEDASQQKKIEALQERLEVLEAQNEEMRDKLLDANAENNKYQQKLERLTHENKKLKQSPLFVATVQEVGEDGVIIKQHGNNQEALTEVTDEMRDGLEPDDRVAVNNSLSIVKQLDDETDVRARVMQVDQSPDVTFADIGGIQEQMEEVRETVEMPLISPEMFEDVGIDPPSGVLLHGPPGTGKTMLAKAVANETDATFIKMAGSELVHKFIGEGAKLVRDLFELARQEEPAVVFIDEIDAIAAKRTESKTSGDAEVQRTMMQLLSEMDGFDDRGEIRIIAATNRFDMLDRAILRPGRFDRLIEVPNPDFEGRKEIFKIHTRGMNVADDVDFEGLAEAIDDASGADVKAVCTEAGMFAIRDDRTEVEMKDFENAWEKIQQEEDEDEDISRTFA